TCACAATTGCTCGTTCGTTGTTTTTATGCATTTCTAACTCACCTGACACTAtttgtatccctttaagaataCAAATAGCATGGCATGGCTGGTTATCTGAGTGAATGCAATAAGCCAAACAAATTTGGTGCATAACAGAATCAGGTGTAAACACACATAAAAATTTGATTTCACATTGAATGTGAGAAATTGTTTGCATCTTccaatctatttttttttaagctggcCAAAGACCTCCTCCATCCTTCAACTGACCACGAGCGAAGAcagcataaaaagaaaagacttgtcCAGAGCCCGAACTCCTACTTTATGGACGTCAAGTGCCCGGGTACACATACAACACAGTACATCTTAAACGCATTCATAGACACGTTAAGTGTTAAACTGTTTGATgccatttcttcaaaggctgcTACAAGATCACCACGATGTTCAGCCATGCACAGACGGTGGTGCTTTGTGT
This genomic interval from Odontesthes bonariensis isolate fOdoBon6 chromosome 7, fOdoBon6.hap1, whole genome shotgun sequence contains the following:
- the LOC142383998 gene encoding small ribosomal subunit protein eS27-like encodes the protein MRRLRRSQCKMPLAKDLLHPSTDHERRQHKKKRLVQSPNSYFMDVKCPGCYKITTMFSHAQTVVLCVGCSTVLCQPKGGKARLTEGCSFRRKQH